The Candidatus Dormiibacterota bacterium genome includes a window with the following:
- a CDS encoding dihydrofolate reductase family protein, which translates to IEMKGGTTFHFIDASPAQALAAAKEAAGGLDVRIGGGPATVRQFLAAGLIDHMHIALVPILLGRGESLWDGLEGLEERFAIESVSSPSGVTHVTFTRR; encoded by the coding sequence GATCGAGATGAAGGGCGGCACCACCTTCCACTTCATCGACGCCAGCCCGGCGCAGGCGCTCGCGGCGGCCAAGGAGGCCGCGGGTGGCCTCGACGTCCGCATCGGCGGCGGCCCGGCCACCGTCCGCCAGTTCCTCGCCGCTGGCCTGATCGACCACATGCACATCGCGCTCGTGCCGATCCTCCTCGGCCGCGGGGAGTCTCTGTGGGACGGACTGGAGGGCCTGGAGGAGCGCTTCGCCATCGAGTCGGTGAGTTCCCCCAGCGGCGTCACCCACGTCACGTTCACCCGTCGTTAG